The Vicinamibacterales bacterium genome contains a region encoding:
- a CDS encoding pseudouridine synthase, protein MRRRPPARRPTPSRAPASRPPGPRSTAAPPGRASRAADADGGGVRLQKLLSAAGVASRRAAEQLIAEGRVTVNGEVVTTLGAKAIPGVDEVRLDDRRIKGPGRLRYILLNKPRGYVTTRRDPEKRRTVLDLLQGIGDYVYPVGRLDYDTEGLLLLTSDGDLAARLTHPRHEVPRVYEAIVTGVPDDEAVDALRHGVYLDGRRTAESTVTRGATVRSGDTLTTKLVLTLHEGRNRQVREMCAKVGHPVRTLQRVRYGPLTLRGLPRGAWRDLTPAEIEALRAATR, encoded by the coding sequence ATGCGACGACGCCCCCCCGCCCGACGGCCCACGCCCTCCCGGGCGCCCGCTTCACGCCCGCCGGGGCCGCGGAGCACCGCCGCGCCGCCGGGGCGCGCCAGCCGAGCGGCCGATGCCGACGGCGGCGGCGTGCGCCTGCAGAAGCTGCTGTCGGCCGCGGGCGTCGCCTCGCGGCGGGCGGCGGAGCAACTGATCGCCGAGGGCCGCGTGACCGTCAACGGCGAGGTCGTGACCACGCTCGGGGCGAAGGCCATCCCGGGCGTGGACGAGGTGCGGCTGGACGACCGGCGCATCAAGGGCCCCGGACGGCTCCGCTACATCCTCCTGAACAAGCCGCGCGGCTACGTGACCACGCGGCGCGATCCGGAGAAGCGGCGGACCGTGCTCGATCTGCTGCAGGGCATCGGCGACTACGTCTACCCCGTCGGCCGCCTCGACTACGACACCGAGGGCCTGCTCCTCCTGACCAGCGACGGCGACCTGGCGGCGCGCCTCACCCATCCGCGCCACGAGGTGCCGCGCGTCTACGAAGCCATCGTGACGGGCGTGCCTGACGACGAAGCCGTGGACGCGCTGCGGCACGGCGTGTACCTGGACGGGCGCCGGACCGCCGAGTCCACCGTGACGCGCGGGGCCACCGTGCGTTCCGGGGACACGCTGACGACGAAGCTGGTGCTCACGCTGCACGAGGGCCGCAACCGGCAGGTCCGCGAGATGTGCGCGAAGGTGGGGCACCCGGTGCGCACGCTGCAGCGCGTCCGCTACGGCCCGCTCACGCTGCGGGGGCTGCCTCGAGGCGCGTGGCGCGATCTGACGCCGGCCGAGATCGAGGCCCTGCGCGCGGCGACGCGCTGA
- a CDS encoding CDP-alcohol phosphatidyltransferase family protein, giving the protein MTFTGLIGAACMLPLRLIINASVALGIHPNVLTLIGVIINVAAAWALALDRFILAGVVMICANIFDFIDGKVAHITGKHSQFGAFWDSTLDRFSDLALFTGLIWLYADLGRKGYVLVATAALIFSIMTSYARARAESLIDKCKVGFMERPERIVLFMIGAFTDRMAAVLWVILVLAVVTVANRIYFTYLALNRLPMPDTSGVGGAFWRFFFWRDERATLPYDIWVVAILAFVWLTPPDWLRDPTASGLGLVGWFR; this is encoded by the coding sequence ATGACCTTCACAGGGCTCATCGGCGCCGCGTGCATGTTGCCGTTGCGCCTCATCATCAACGCCAGCGTCGCGCTGGGTATCCACCCCAACGTCCTCACCCTCATCGGGGTCATCATCAACGTCGCCGCCGCCTGGGCCCTGGCCCTGGATCGGTTCATCCTCGCCGGCGTCGTCATGATCTGCGCGAACATCTTCGACTTCATCGACGGCAAGGTCGCGCACATCACGGGCAAGCACTCGCAGTTCGGGGCGTTCTGGGACTCCACGCTCGACCGCTTCTCGGATCTCGCCCTCTTCACCGGCCTCATCTGGCTCTATGCGGACCTGGGACGCAAGGGCTACGTGCTCGTCGCGACAGCCGCCCTCATCTTCTCGATCATGACGAGCTACGCGCGCGCCCGCGCCGAGTCGCTCATCGACAAGTGCAAGGTGGGCTTCATGGAGCGCCCGGAGCGCATCGTGCTCTTCATGATCGGGGCCTTCACCGACCGGATGGCGGCGGTGCTGTGGGTGATCCTCGTGCTGGCCGTGGTGACGGTGGCCAACCGCATCTACTTCACCTATCTGGCGCTGAACCGGCTGCCGATGCCGGACACGTCAGGCGTGGGCGGCGCGTTCTGGCGGTTCTTCTTCTGGCGGGACGAGCGGGCGACGCTGCCCTATGACATCTGGGTGGTCGCCATCCTGGCGTTCGTATGGCTCACGCCGCCCGACTGGCTGCGGGATCCGACGGCGTCGGGCCTGGGCCTCGTCGGCTGGTTCCGCTGA
- a CDS encoding trypsin-like peptidase domain-containing protein: protein MALSLVLTGLVAGLVVSGRMRATTDLDAGPEPAAAAAPQTASAPAPAARSAAPVLAAGPDFTRVAETATPAVTNIASLQRVRGSASPFASDPFFQYFFGDPGDMFGSRDRYESSLGSGVLISSDGYVLTNSHVVGQGEVEVTVGLVDKREFRAKVVGVDTSTDLALLKVDARGLPTIPWGDSSRLKVAAWVLAIGNPFQLNQTVTLGIVSALGRANVGIAAYEDFIQTDAAINPGNSGGALVNAAGELVGINTAIFSRSGGYQGIGFAVPSNLARRVVDDLKKYGAVQRGSLGYFEVTPLTSRIASEIGASGTDGLVVTRIHQRSAAYRAGVQPGDVILSFNGTPVTDAAAFLRAIADAPVGSTATLEILRDARRQTLRVPVQASSGQAVPQR from the coding sequence GTGGCCCTCTCGCTCGTGCTCACCGGCCTCGTGGCCGGCCTGGTCGTGTCCGGCAGGATGCGCGCGACCACCGATCTCGACGCCGGGCCGGAACCGGCCGCCGCCGCCGCGCCGCAGACGGCGTCCGCGCCCGCCCCCGCGGCCCGGAGCGCCGCGCCTGTGCTCGCCGCCGGTCCCGACTTCACGCGCGTGGCGGAGACCGCGACGCCCGCGGTGACGAACATCGCGTCGCTGCAGCGCGTGCGGGGCTCGGCCTCCCCGTTCGCCAGCGACCCGTTCTTCCAGTACTTCTTCGGCGACCCCGGCGACATGTTCGGCAGCCGCGATCGCTACGAGTCCAGCCTGGGCTCGGGCGTCCTCATCTCGAGCGACGGCTACGTCCTCACCAACAGCCACGTCGTGGGCCAGGGCGAGGTCGAGGTCACCGTCGGCCTGGTCGACAAGCGCGAGTTCCGCGCGAAGGTGGTCGGCGTGGACACGTCGACCGACCTGGCGCTCCTGAAGGTGGACGCCCGCGGCCTGCCGACGATTCCGTGGGGCGACTCGTCGCGGCTGAAGGTGGCCGCCTGGGTGCTGGCGATCGGCAATCCCTTCCAGCTCAATCAGACCGTGACGCTCGGGATCGTGAGCGCGCTCGGCCGGGCCAACGTCGGGATTGCCGCCTACGAGGACTTCATCCAGACCGACGCCGCGATCAACCCCGGCAACTCGGGCGGCGCGCTCGTGAACGCCGCGGGCGAACTGGTCGGCATCAACACCGCGATCTTCTCGCGGAGCGGCGGCTACCAGGGCATCGGGTTCGCCGTGCCCAGCAACCTCGCGCGGCGCGTCGTGGACGACCTGAAGAAGTACGGCGCGGTGCAGCGCGGCTCGCTCGGCTACTTCGAGGTCACGCCCCTCACCTCCCGGATCGCCAGCGAGATCGGCGCGAGCGGGACCGACGGTCTCGTCGTGACGCGCATCCATCAGCGCAGCGCCGCCTACCGCGCGGGCGTGCAGCCGGGCGATGTGATCCTGTCCTTCAACGGCACCCCCGTGACCGACGCCGCCGCGTTCCTCAGGGCGATTGCCGATGCGCCCGTCGGCAGCACCGCCACGCTCGAGATCCTGCGCGACGCACGCCGTCAGACGCTGCGCGTCCCAGTCCAGGCCTCGTCGGGTCAGGCCGTCCCGCAACGCTGA
- the trpS gene encoding tryptophan--tRNA ligase, translating to MTTKRVVSGMRPTGRLHLGHLVGALDNWVALQRDYETYYFIADWHALTSHFAETEELVANALDNVADWIGCGIDPERSTIFAQSLVPEHAELYLLLQMVTPIPWLERVPTYKELTEQLTDRDLSSIGFLGYPLLQTADVIIYDANVVPVGEDQVPHLELSREVVRRFNNFYGEVFVEPAALLTPTPRLPGLDNRKMSKSYGNTIDLSDDAATVVKKVRQMYTDPKRVRADIPGTVEGNPVFIYHDAFNPDRDEVEDLKTRYRAGAVGDVEVKTKLAAAVNARLEPIRQRRAEVLARPGYLREVVMEGSRKARARAIETMTRVREAVRLVY from the coding sequence GTGACGACCAAGCGCGTGGTGTCGGGGATGCGCCCGACGGGACGACTCCATCTCGGCCACCTCGTCGGGGCCCTCGACAACTGGGTCGCGCTCCAGCGTGACTACGAGACCTACTACTTCATCGCCGACTGGCACGCGCTCACGAGCCACTTCGCCGAGACCGAGGAGCTCGTCGCCAACGCGCTCGACAACGTCGCCGACTGGATCGGCTGCGGCATCGACCCGGAGCGGAGTACGATCTTCGCGCAGTCGCTGGTGCCAGAGCACGCCGAGCTCTACCTGCTGCTGCAGATGGTCACGCCCATCCCCTGGCTGGAGCGCGTCCCGACCTACAAGGAGCTCACCGAGCAGCTCACCGACCGCGACCTGAGCAGCATCGGCTTCCTGGGGTATCCGCTGCTGCAGACCGCCGACGTCATCATCTACGACGCCAACGTCGTGCCCGTGGGCGAGGACCAGGTGCCGCATCTCGAGCTGTCGCGCGAGGTGGTGCGTCGCTTCAACAACTTCTACGGCGAGGTGTTCGTCGAGCCCGCCGCCCTGCTCACGCCGACGCCGCGCCTGCCCGGGCTCGACAACCGGAAGATGAGCAAGAGCTACGGGAACACCATCGACCTGTCGGACGACGCGGCCACCGTCGTGAAGAAGGTCCGGCAGATGTACACCGACCCGAAGCGCGTCCGCGCCGACATTCCCGGGACGGTGGAGGGCAATCCCGTCTTCATCTACCACGACGCGTTCAACCCCGACCGCGACGAGGTGGAAGACCTCAAGACGCGGTACCGGGCGGGCGCGGTCGGCGACGTCGAGGTGAAGACGAAGCTCGCGGCCGCCGTGAACGCGCGCCTCGAGCCGATCCGCCAGCGGCGGGCCGAGGTGCTGGCGCGTCCCGGTTACCTCCGTGAGGTGGTGATGGAGGGCTCGCGCAAGGCGCGGGCCCGGGCAATCGAGACGATGACGCGCGTGCGCGAGGCGGTGAGGCTTGTCTACTGA
- the scpB gene encoding SMC-Scp complex subunit ScpB translates to MSDEMRDETADGPEAPPEAEAPPDPAPAGQAAVTEAVEAGERPAMDRSQLEAIVEALVFASPEPLSPKMLFKLLSDEPKEDVQAAIAALTARYQAPGGLHLAEVAGGFQITTRPELHDWVRRLFRERSAHKLSVAALETLSVVAYRQPVTAAEINEIRGVNTSGVVATLLERHLVKIVGRKNVVGRPFLYGTTRDFLLRFGLKDLGDLPKIEDMVEALGFEPPPLLLEKPAVDEMLPLEDDEGDGAVDGGEADEAETAEGPGQDE, encoded by the coding sequence ATGAGCGACGAGATGCGCGACGAGACGGCGGACGGGCCCGAGGCCCCGCCCGAGGCCGAAGCGCCGCCCGATCCGGCGCCCGCCGGGCAGGCCGCGGTGACCGAGGCGGTCGAGGCCGGCGAGCGCCCGGCGATGGACCGCTCGCAGCTGGAGGCGATCGTGGAGGCGCTGGTGTTCGCGTCCCCGGAGCCGCTTTCGCCGAAGATGCTCTTCAAGCTGCTGTCGGATGAGCCGAAGGAAGACGTGCAGGCCGCCATCGCGGCGCTGACCGCCCGCTACCAGGCGCCCGGCGGCCTCCACCTCGCCGAAGTGGCCGGCGGGTTCCAGATCACGACCCGTCCCGAGCTGCACGACTGGGTGCGGCGCCTGTTCCGGGAGCGGAGCGCGCACAAGCTCTCCGTGGCGGCGCTCGAGACGCTGTCGGTCGTCGCGTACCGCCAGCCCGTGACCGCGGCCGAAATCAACGAGATCCGCGGCGTGAACACGTCGGGCGTCGTCGCCACCCTGCTCGAACGTCACCTCGTGAAGATCGTGGGACGGAAGAACGTCGTCGGCCGTCCGTTCCTCTACGGCACGACGCGCGATTTCCTGCTGCGCTTCGGCCTGAAGGACCTGGGCGACCTGCCGAAGATCGAGGACATGGTCGAGGCGCTCGGCTTCGAGCCGCCGCCGCTCCTGCTCGAGAAGCCCGCCGTCGACGAGATGCTGCCCCTGGAGGACGACGAGGGGGACGGGGCCGTGGACGGGGGAGAGGCCGACGAGGCCGAGACGGCCGAGGGGCCGGGGCAGGACGAGTAG
- a CDS encoding Hsp20/alpha crystallin family protein, with amino-acid sequence MAFARWDPVRDLLAIQLKMERLPAATSQGWVPAADLCETADAYVVTAELPGVPREQIHLDVQEGQLTLHGRRDARVACDQYHQVERGHGEFARTFRLPVGVEAARISAELKDGVLTITVPKAPNHAPRRIDVG; translated from the coding sequence GTGGCGTTCGCGCGCTGGGATCCCGTCCGCGACCTGCTGGCCATCCAGTTGAAGATGGAGCGGCTGCCGGCGGCCACGTCTCAGGGCTGGGTCCCCGCCGCCGACCTCTGCGAGACCGCCGACGCCTACGTCGTCACGGCCGAGCTGCCCGGCGTCCCGCGCGAGCAAATCCATCTGGACGTGCAGGAAGGCCAGCTGACGCTGCACGGGCGCCGCGACGCCCGCGTCGCCTGCGACCAGTATCACCAGGTCGAACGCGGGCACGGCGAGTTCGCCCGCACCTTCCGCCTGCCCGTCGGCGTCGAGGCTGCCCGCATCTCGGCCGAGCTCAAGGACGGCGTGCTCACCATCACCGTGCCCAAGGCCCCGAACCACGCGCCGCGGCGCATCGACGTCGGGTGA
- the uvrC gene encoding excinuclease ABC subunit UvrC, with the protein MAIQDLKEQIARLPEQPGVYLYGNAAGETIYVGKARVLRDRVRTYLGAYGSGPKTDALLDEVTTLDVILTDSVVEALALENNLIKQRAPKFNILLRDDKSYPYLRLTTSEAFPRVLVARQVARDGDVYAGPFLPATLARRTIGLSHKLFGLRSCNEVITGRRPRPCLEYDIHRCLAPCVETVCAPERYAAAVDDMRKLLEGRVEELVDDMKARMLAAAAAERFEEAAHRRDAMRVLEAVGARQQKMATPAFGDRDVFGAAQEAGRAVLQVFQVRRGRVVERLTLQSATGDAADGLAALVAAGLQQFYEDHLPPAEVDLPVAIEDAEATEAWLTAKAARRVRLLVPQRGDRRRLVDLATRNAEVAVRAGGAAAGEALAALEGLRDALALPALPRRIECVDISTLQGSETVASVVVCEDGRMARGEYRKYRVSGPGSRVPGGGARVPGSNPTRRAGIAPSPEPRVPGPEPRFLNDFAAMAQVVHRRFARLVEAGGPFPDLLVIDGGRGQLDAAYGALERLGLANLVAVGLAKQEELVVTRDSDVPVAFDRSSPALRLLQHVRDEAHRFAVTFHRTARRRRDLASELDAIPGVGARRRRALLTRFGSVAGVRRATREDLVPVVGQRCADAVLSHFARATTAG; encoded by the coding sequence ATGGCCATTCAGGATCTCAAGGAACAGATCGCTCGGCTGCCGGAGCAGCCGGGCGTCTACCTGTATGGCAATGCCGCCGGCGAGACCATCTACGTCGGCAAGGCCCGGGTGCTCCGCGATCGGGTCCGGACCTACCTCGGCGCCTACGGCAGCGGTCCGAAGACCGACGCCCTCCTGGACGAGGTCACGACGCTCGACGTCATCCTGACCGACTCGGTCGTCGAGGCCCTGGCGCTCGAGAACAATCTCATCAAACAGCGCGCGCCGAAGTTCAACATCCTGCTGCGCGACGACAAGAGCTACCCCTACCTGCGCCTCACGACCAGCGAAGCGTTCCCCCGCGTTCTGGTCGCCCGACAGGTCGCCAGGGACGGCGACGTGTACGCCGGCCCCTTCCTGCCGGCCACCCTCGCCAGGCGCACCATCGGGCTCAGCCACAAGCTGTTCGGCCTGCGGTCGTGCAACGAGGTGATCACGGGCCGGCGGCCCCGGCCGTGCCTGGAGTACGACATCCATCGCTGCCTGGCGCCGTGTGTCGAGACCGTCTGCGCGCCCGAACGCTACGCGGCGGCCGTGGACGACATGCGCAAGCTGCTCGAGGGCCGCGTCGAGGAGCTGGTGGACGACATGAAGGCGCGCATGCTCGCGGCCGCGGCGGCCGAGCGCTTCGAGGAGGCCGCCCATCGCCGCGACGCGATGCGCGTCCTGGAGGCCGTCGGCGCGCGGCAGCAGAAGATGGCCACGCCGGCGTTCGGCGACCGGGACGTGTTCGGGGCCGCCCAGGAGGCGGGCCGCGCCGTCCTCCAGGTGTTCCAGGTGCGCCGGGGACGCGTGGTCGAGCGGCTCACGCTGCAGAGCGCCACCGGCGACGCCGCCGATGGCCTGGCGGCCCTCGTGGCGGCGGGGCTCCAGCAGTTCTACGAGGACCACCTGCCGCCGGCCGAGGTCGACCTGCCGGTGGCGATCGAGGATGCCGAGGCGACCGAGGCGTGGCTGACGGCGAAGGCCGCCAGGCGCGTCCGGCTTCTCGTGCCGCAGCGCGGCGACCGGCGCCGCCTCGTGGACCTCGCCACGCGCAACGCGGAAGTCGCGGTGCGTGCCGGCGGCGCCGCGGCCGGCGAGGCGCTGGCGGCGCTCGAAGGCCTGCGCGACGCGCTCGCCCTGCCCGCCCTGCCGCGGCGCATCGAATGTGTGGACATCTCGACGCTGCAGGGCAGTGAGACCGTGGCGTCGGTGGTCGTCTGCGAAGACGGCCGCATGGCCAGGGGGGAGTACCGCAAATACCGGGTCTCGGGTCCCGGGTCCCGGGTTCCGGGTGGCGGGGCCCGGGTGCCGGGCAGCAACCCGACCCGGCGCGCGGGCATCGCGCCGAGTCCCGAGCCCCGAGTCCCGGGCCCCGAGCCCCGGTTCTTGAACGACTTCGCCGCCATGGCCCAGGTCGTCCACCGCCGGTTCGCGCGGCTCGTGGAGGCCGGGGGGCCGTTTCCTGACCTGCTCGTCATCGACGGCGGGCGGGGGCAACTGGACGCTGCGTATGGCGCGCTGGAACGTCTGGGGCTGGCCAATCTGGTCGCCGTCGGCCTCGCCAAGCAGGAGGAACTGGTGGTGACGCGCGACTCGGACGTGCCGGTGGCGTTCGACCGGTCCAGCCCGGCCCTCCGCCTGCTGCAGCACGTGCGCGACGAGGCGCACCGCTTCGCCGTCACGTTCCATCGGACCGCGCGGCGGCGGCGCGACCTGGCCTCGGAGCTCGATGCGATCCCGGGCGTGGGCGCACGCCGGCGCCGGGCGCTCCTGACGCGGTTCGGCAGCGTGGCGGGCGTCCGCCGCGCGACGCGCGAGGACCTCGTCCCCGTGGTGGGGCAGCGCTGCGCCGACGCCGTCCTCTCGCATTTCGCGCGCGCCACCACGGCCGGGTGA
- the efp gene encoding elongation factor P: MANTLPATRLKRGMIILQNGDLLRIMELEHKTPGNLRGFVRVKARNLRTNTSAEQRLRSEDVVERAVLDEKQMQYLYSDGDGHHFMDTETYEQIHLTEEALGDSSGYLKPEMTISVEFFGTEPVGIELPQTVDLKVVSTVPAIKGATATNQLKPATTETGLVVQVPPFIGEGDVIRVNTESGEYQSRA, encoded by the coding sequence ATGGCGAACACACTCCCGGCGACCCGCCTCAAGAGGGGCATGATCATCCTCCAGAACGGCGACCTCCTCCGCATCATGGAGCTGGAGCACAAGACGCCCGGCAACCTTCGGGGCTTCGTCCGCGTGAAGGCCCGGAACCTGCGGACCAACACCAGCGCGGAGCAGCGCCTGCGGTCGGAGGACGTCGTGGAGCGTGCCGTGCTCGACGAGAAGCAGATGCAGTACCTCTACAGCGACGGCGACGGGCATCACTTCATGGACACCGAGACGTACGAGCAGATCCACCTGACCGAGGAGGCGCTCGGGGACTCGTCCGGCTACCTGAAGCCCGAGATGACGATCAGCGTCGAGTTCTTCGGCACCGAGCCCGTCGGCATCGAGCTGCCGCAGACCGTGGACCTCAAGGTCGTGTCCACGGTGCCCGCCATCAAGGGCGCGACCGCCACGAATCAGCTCAAGCCCGCGACGACCGAGACCGGGCTGGTGGTCCAGGTCCCGCCCTTCATCGGCGAGGGCGACGTGATTCGGGTCAACACCGAGTCGGGCGAGTACCAGTCGCGGGCCTGA
- a CDS encoding Ku protein: MAARPTWKGYLKVSLVTIPVRVYPATESAATISFNQLHEVCQTRIQQKKWCPTCERDITSAEVVKGYEFEKGRWVVVNDEDIAKVKTESTKVINLVQFAGADDIDPMYVDKAYYLAPEGPMAADAYAVMRDGMAGKAGIGKVAIHGREYLVAVKPHKQGLVMYTLHHAAEIRTIDQIDELREVRGKVSPAEAKLAQQVIASYEGPLDLKTYTDEYQAGLRAIIDAKVAGEEVVAPKEEAAPKVIDLMEALRRSLDQVSAGKKSTAKVAEAPDAPKKSVKTAGPKAVARKRKAS; encoded by the coding sequence ATGGCTGCGCGACCCACCTGGAAGGGGTACCTGAAGGTCAGTCTGGTCACGATACCGGTCCGTGTGTATCCGGCCACGGAGTCGGCGGCGACCATCTCGTTCAACCAGCTCCACGAGGTCTGCCAGACGCGCATCCAGCAGAAGAAATGGTGTCCGACCTGCGAGCGCGACATCACCAGTGCCGAGGTGGTCAAGGGCTACGAGTTCGAGAAGGGCCGCTGGGTGGTGGTGAACGACGAGGACATCGCCAAGGTGAAGACCGAGTCCACCAAGGTGATCAACCTCGTCCAGTTCGCGGGAGCCGACGACATCGACCCGATGTACGTGGACAAGGCCTATTACCTGGCGCCCGAAGGGCCGATGGCGGCCGACGCCTACGCCGTGATGCGCGACGGCATGGCCGGCAAGGCCGGCATCGGCAAGGTGGCCATCCACGGCCGGGAGTACCTGGTGGCGGTCAAGCCCCACAAGCAGGGCCTGGTGATGTACACCCTGCACCACGCCGCCGAGATCCGCACCATCGACCAGATAGACGAGCTCCGCGAGGTGCGGGGCAAGGTGTCGCCGGCGGAGGCCAAGCTGGCGCAGCAGGTGATCGCCAGCTACGAGGGGCCACTGGACCTCAAGACCTACACGGACGAGTACCAGGCCGGACTCCGCGCCATCATCGACGCGAAGGTGGCGGGCGAGGAGGTGGTGGCGCCGAAGGAAGAGGCCGCCCCGAAGGTCATCGACCTGATGGAGGCCCTGCGCCGCAGCCTGGATCAGGTGAGCGCCGGCAAGAAGTCGACGGCCAAGGTCGCCGAGGCGCCGGACGCGCCGAAGAAGAGCGTGAAGACGGCCGGCCCGAAAGCCGTGGCCAGGAAGCGAAAGGCGTCGTGA
- a CDS encoding site-2 protease family protein produces MASGDLLQIGLSVAVLIASLSFHEAAHAWAADRLGDPTARMLGRLSLNPLVHIDPVGTVLFPLLAIATGLPLIGWARPVPVNPARLASPRRDFAIVAAAGPASNLVLAAVAGFAFRTLEQVVGFGGSFSQPTDVLAYAAYFAVVINVLLAVFNLIPVPPLDGGNILAGIVPAPVAGLIDRLRPYGFILLYGLMLSGALTRIILPVQRVLRGWLL; encoded by the coding sequence TTGGCATCCGGGGATCTGCTGCAGATCGGGCTGTCCGTGGCCGTGCTCATCGCCTCGCTCTCGTTCCACGAGGCGGCGCACGCCTGGGCCGCCGACCGCCTGGGCGATCCCACCGCCCGCATGCTCGGGCGGCTCAGCCTGAATCCCCTCGTCCACATCGACCCGGTCGGCACGGTGCTCTTCCCGCTGCTGGCGATCGCCACCGGCCTGCCCCTCATCGGCTGGGCGCGGCCGGTTCCCGTGAATCCGGCACGGCTGGCGTCGCCGCGGCGCGATTTCGCGATCGTGGCTGCCGCCGGCCCCGCCAGCAACCTCGTGCTGGCCGCGGTGGCCGGCTTCGCGTTCCGGACGCTGGAGCAGGTGGTCGGGTTCGGCGGGTCGTTCAGTCAGCCGACCGACGTCCTGGCCTACGCCGCCTACTTCGCGGTCGTCATCAACGTCTTGCTGGCCGTCTTCAACCTGATCCCCGTGCCCCCGCTCGACGGCGGGAACATCCTGGCCGGGATCGTGCCCGCGCCGGTCGCGGGCCTCATCGACCGCCTCCGGCCGTACGGTTTCATCTTGCTGTACGGCCTGATGCTCTCAGGTGCGCTGACGCGGATCATCCTGCCCGTGCAGCGCGTGCTCCGGGGTTGGCTGCTGTGA
- a CDS encoding segregation/condensation protein A: MSTDGAARDAAFESQLEAIPLRLETFEGPLDLLLHLIKKNEVSIYDIPIALITEQYLEYLGLMQELNLDIASEFLVTAATLIHIKSRQLLPRPEAAVDEDLDEIDPRDALVRRLVEHQRFKAAAELLHERETVRSAQWTRPDARVEAIAGEEAEPELDVDLFGLLAAFRRVLERARERPDVPLPPEQVSIETRIEQLLERLSATDACGFEDLFEDVATRGDIIVTFLALLEMIRLKLVRAFQQSGGAIRIYKRARPTDAPHPIHDPEDEYRAHHAAPGGEIPPPAPAVPDAGPSGDAEGPDEDDER, encoded by the coding sequence TTGTCTACTGACGGCGCCGCGCGCGATGCCGCGTTCGAGTCCCAGCTCGAGGCCATTCCGCTGCGCCTCGAGACGTTCGAGGGCCCGCTCGACCTGCTGCTGCACCTTATCAAGAAGAACGAGGTCAGCATCTACGACATCCCGATCGCCCTCATCACCGAGCAGTACCTGGAGTACCTCGGGCTGATGCAGGAGCTGAACCTGGACATCGCGAGCGAGTTCCTGGTCACGGCCGCCACGCTCATCCACATCAAGAGCCGGCAGCTCCTGCCGCGGCCCGAAGCGGCGGTCGACGAGGACCTGGACGAGATCGATCCGCGCGACGCGCTCGTGCGCCGCCTGGTGGAGCACCAGCGCTTCAAGGCCGCGGCCGAGCTCCTGCACGAGCGGGAGACGGTCCGCAGCGCCCAGTGGACGCGCCCCGACGCGCGCGTCGAGGCGATCGCCGGCGAGGAGGCCGAACCGGAGCTCGACGTCGACCTGTTCGGGCTGCTCGCGGCCTTCCGCCGCGTCCTCGAGCGGGCCCGGGAGCGCCCGGACGTGCCGCTCCCGCCCGAGCAGGTGTCCATCGAGACGCGCATCGAGCAGCTGCTCGAACGTCTCTCGGCGACCGACGCGTGCGGGTTCGAGGATCTGTTCGAGGACGTCGCCACGCGCGGCGACATCATCGTCACCTTCCTGGCGCTGCTCGAGATGATCCGCCTGAAGCTGGTGCGCGCGTTCCAGCAGTCGGGCGGCGCCATCCGGATCTACAAGCGCGCGCGTCCCACGGACGCGCCGCATCCCATCCACGATCCCGAGGACGAGTACCGGGCGCATCACGCGGCGCCCGGCGGCGAGATCCCGCCGCCGGCGCCCGCCGTCCCCGACGCCGGGCCGTCCGGAGACGCCGAGGGACCTGACGAGGACGACGAGCGATGA
- a CDS encoding thymidine kinase → MDVVRAASQGWIEVIVGSMFSGKSEELIRRVRRAQIARQRVQIFKPAVDVRYAVDHIVSHGDLKLEAEPASSAADLLARVREDTEVVGIDEGQFFDAALPAACGELADRGMRVIVAGLDQDYLGRPFEPMPHLLAVAEFITKTRAICVVCGNPANHTQRLVHNADRVLLGAHGTYEARCRRCFDPTLSRQEPVHPAN, encoded by the coding sequence ATGGACGTCGTCCGGGCGGCCAGCCAGGGCTGGATCGAAGTCATCGTCGGCAGCATGTTCAGCGGGAAGAGCGAGGAGCTCATCCGGCGCGTGCGGCGGGCCCAGATCGCGCGGCAGCGCGTCCAGATCTTCAAGCCCGCCGTGGACGTGCGCTACGCCGTGGACCACATCGTGTCGCACGGCGACCTCAAGCTCGAGGCCGAACCGGCCTCGTCGGCCGCGGACCTGCTGGCCCGGGTCCGCGAGGACACCGAGGTGGTGGGCATCGACGAAGGGCAGTTCTTCGACGCGGCGCTGCCCGCGGCCTGCGGCGAGCTCGCCGATCGCGGCATGCGCGTCATCGTGGCCGGCCTGGACCAGGACTACCTGGGACGGCCGTTCGAGCCGATGCCGCACCTCCTGGCGGTGGCCGAATTCATCACGAAGACGCGGGCGATCTGCGTGGTCTGCGGCAATCCGGCCAATCACACCCAGCGCCTCGTCCATAACGCCGACCGCGTGCTGCTCGGCGCGCACGGGACCTACGAGGCGCGCTGCCGGCGCTGCTTCGACCCCACGCTCTCGCGCCAGGAACCCGTCCACCCCGCCAATTGA